The following coding sequences are from one Triticum aestivum cultivar Chinese Spring chromosome 5A, IWGSC CS RefSeq v2.1, whole genome shotgun sequence window:
- the LOC123107848 gene encoding GDSL esterase/lipase At3g48460-like, whose amino-acid sequence MAVSSAARRLLLVVTVTVVSVAAAAPSSPGPFRTLYAFGDSLTDTGNTHSTTGPYSFGVSHPPYGATFFHRPTNRYSDGRLVVDFLATDFVALPSFLPPYLSTLSRNANATKASYSGVNFAVAGATAIEHEFFVRQNLSANITPQSIMTQLGWFDAHFKARRASGGGKDGGVGDALFWVGEIGANDYGYNFMAPDALPSERIRSMAIDRITTFLEGLLNRGAGYVVVQGMPLTGCLPLTMTLSRSGDRDNLSCVASVNQQSLDHNHHLQAALHRLRRSHPDAIIAYADYHAAHLAVVRSPARYGFAEPFKACCGTGGGAYNFEIFATCGSPEVATACAQPARYVNWDGVHMTEAMYKVVAGMFFHDATGAYCRPTFGSLLAARKGQGK is encoded by the exons ATGGCCGTGTCCTCCGCtgctcgccgcctcctcctcgtcgtcaccgTGACCGTCGTCTCCGTCGCGGCCGCGGCGCCATCCTCGCCGGGGCCGTTCCGGACGCTGTACGCCTTCGGCGACTCGTTGACGGACACGGGCAACACGCACTCCACAACGGGGCCATACTCCTTCGGCGTGTCCCACCCACCGTACGGCGCCACCTTCTTCCACCGCCCCACCAACCGCTACTCCGACGGCCGCCTCGTCGTCGACTTCCTCGCCACCGACTTCGTTgccctcccctccttcctcccgccTTACCTCTCTACCCTCTCCCGCAACGCCAACGCCACCAAAGCCAGCTACTCTGGCGTCAACTTTGCGGTGGCCGGCGCGACGGCCATCGAGCACGAGTTCTTCGTCAGGCAGAACCTCAGCGCCAACATCACGCCGCAGTCCATCATGACGCAGCTCGGCTGGTTCGACGCGCACTTCAAGGCGCGGCGGGCCAGCGGCGGCGGCAAGGACGGGGGCGTCGGCGATGCGTTGTTCTGGGTGGGCGAGATCGGCGCCAACGACTACGGGTACAATTTCATGGCCCCCGACGCCCTCCCGTCAGAGCGCATCCGGAGCATGGCCATCGATAGGATCACCACCTTCCTCGAG GGGCTGCTGAACAGAGGGGCCGGGTATGTGGTGGTGCAGGGGATGCCGCTGACGGGATGCTTGccgttgacgatgacgctgtcgcGGTCGGGGGACCGGGACAACCTCAGCTGCGTGGCGTCCGTCAACCAGCAGAGCCTCGACCACAACCACCACCTCCAGGCGGCGCTCCACCGGCTCCGGCGTAGCCACCCGGACGCCATCATCGCCTACGCCGACTATCACGCCGCGCACCTCGCCGTGGTGCGCAGCCCGGCCAGGTACGGCTTCGCGGAGCCCTTCAAGGCCTGCTGCGGCACAGGCGGCGGCGCCTACAACTTTGAGATCTTCGCCACCTGCGGCTCGCCGGAGGTCGCCACCGCCTGCGCCCAGCCCGCCAGGTACGTCAACTGGGACGGGGTGCACATGACCGAGGCCATGTACAAGGTCGTCGCCGGCATGTTCTTCCACGACGCCACCGGGGCGTACTGCCGGCCCACCTTTGGCTCCCTGCTGGCCGCCAGGAAAGGCCAGGGCAAGTGA